From candidate division WOR-3 bacterium, the proteins below share one genomic window:
- a CDS encoding efflux RND transporter periplasmic adaptor subunit, translating to MKKIFIIIGIIVIVLLIVILNLTQKSGGENVEIEIAKKGEIVSKVNADGELKAKSQVDISAEAIGRIKKIYYKEGDFVKRGSLLIELDDTQASANYKLSEVRLKQAEQVFNRTKSLYEKGLVSKENFENAELNYESAKATYEQALDAYKKTKIYAPISGRIMKLNIEEGETAVMGTLNYAGTVLATIADMSRMIAVVKIDETEVPKVKIGQEAGVIADALPDSTFKGVVTKVGLMPITSITTTTEKATDFEVEIELKDFSESLRPGMNVKAEIITSKKADVLNVPIQAVGKRKIKDKMTESIFVVENRKAVLKEIQTGISSDKEIEILSGINEGDTVIIGPYRILLKLKDGTRVDFKEVEKNK from the coding sequence ATGAAAAAAATATTTATAATCATAGGGATTATCGTTATTGTGCTGTTGATTGTAATACTCAACCTCACCCAGAAATCGGGTGGAGAAAATGTGGAAATTGAGATTGCAAAAAAAGGTGAGATTGTATCAAAAGTAAACGCAGATGGAGAACTTAAGGCAAAATCACAGGTTGATATTTCAGCAGAGGCAATAGGCAGGATAAAGAAGATTTATTATAAAGAGGGTGATTTTGTGAAAAGAGGTAGTTTATTGATAGAACTGGATGATACACAGGCAAGCGCAAATTATAAATTATCTGAAGTGAGATTAAAGCAGGCAGAGCAGGTATTTAATAGAACTAAGAGCCTTTATGAAAAGGGACTGGTGAGCAAAGAAAATTTTGAAAACGCAGAGTTGAATTATGAGTCAGCAAAGGCAACCTATGAGCAGGCTCTTGATGCATACAAGAAGACAAAGATATATGCACCAATATCAGGGAGGATAATGAAGTTAAATATTGAAGAGGGTGAGACCGCGGTGATGGGCACCTTGAATTATGCGGGGACAGTTTTGGCAACTATTGCCGATATGTCCAGGATGATTGCGGTTGTTAAGATTGATGAGACAGAAGTGCCCAAGGTAAAGATCGGACAGGAGGCGGGAGTGATTGCCGATGCCTTACCTGATTCAACTTTTAAAGGTGTGGTAACAAAAGTGGGTTTGATGCCGATAACTTCAATAACTACTACTACAGAAAAGGCGACCGATTTTGAAGTTGAGATAGAACTTAAAGACTTTTCTGAAAGTTTAAGACCTGGAATGAATGTGAAGGCAGAGATAATTACCAGTAAGAAGGCTGATGTTCTAAATGTTCCTATACAAGCAGTGGGAAAGAGAAAGATAAAAGATAAAATGACAGAATCAATATTTGTTGTAGAAAATAGAAAGGCAGTTCTAAAGGAAATTCAGACGGGCATATCGAGTGACAAAGAAATAGAAATACTTTCAGGTATAAATGAGGGTGATACAGTTATTATTGGACCATACCGTATTCTTTTAAAATTAAAAGACGGCACAAGGGTGGATTTTAAGGAAGTAGAAAAAAACAAATGA
- a CDS encoding ABC transporter ATP-binding protein: MLCKAIDIYKKYNLGKVEVEALRGVSLEIGENEYISIMGPSGSGKSTLMHILGCLDIPTRGEYYFEDKKVSDYTDIELARIRNKYIGFVFQNFNLLSRLSALENVALPLIYAGVKRNERIEQAEMMLKKVGLADRVKHRPNELSGGECQRVAIARALINDPKIIFADEPTGNLDTRTGTEIMDMFDKLHNEGRTVVLVTHDPNIAKHAKRIIRIIDGKIVGE, translated from the coding sequence ATGCTCTGTAAAGCGATTGATATATACAAAAAATACAACCTCGGTAAAGTTGAAGTTGAAGCACTCAGGGGAGTAAGTTTAGAGATAGGAGAGAATGAATATATTTCTATAATGGGACCATCAGGTTCAGGAAAATCTACGCTGATGCATATTCTTGGTTGCCTTGATATCCCTACACGGGGCGAATATTACTTTGAAGATAAAAAAGTTTCAGATTACACGGATATAGAGCTTGCCCGAATCAGAAACAAATACATCGGGTTCGTTTTTCAGAATTTTAATCTTCTATCCCGACTTTCTGCGTTAGAAAATGTGGCTTTACCTTTGATTTATGCCGGGGTTAAGAGAAACGAAAGAATTGAGCAGGCAGAGATGATGTTAAAAAAGGTTGGACTCGCCGATAGGGTGAAACACCGACCGAATGAATTATCAGGTGGTGAATGCCAGCGGGTTGCAATTGCCCGTGCCTTGATAAACGACCCAAAAATAATTTTTGCCGACGAGCCAACTGGCAATTTGGATACCAGAACCGGAACAGAGATAATGGATATGTTTGATAAGTTGCATAATGAAGGTCGGACCGTGGTTCTGGTAACCCACGATCCTAATATTGCCAAGCACGCCAAGAGGATAATCAGAATTATTGATGGTAAGATTGTGGGTGAATAG